A section of the Streptomyces sp. V3I8 genome encodes:
- a CDS encoding DUF4190 domain-containing protein: MSEDAPDPWAAPAPQGQHGQGYGQGYGQHGQGYGQHGYGHGYGYGYGHGYPGYPVHGGHRWPVLPLPPRNGLGAASLVLGIVAAIGFCLWPVAFVCGVLAVVLGVLGRGKARRGEATNGGSALAGIVCGAVGVALAVALVVVLLVVPDALPDEDSGTGGGGGDGYNTSLTVVD; this comes from the coding sequence ATGTCCGAGGACGCACCGGATCCGTGGGCCGCGCCCGCGCCGCAGGGGCAGCACGGGCAGGGGTACGGGCAGGGATACGGGCAGCACGGGCAGGGGTACGGGCAGCACGGGTACGGGCATGGCTACGGCTACGGCTATGGCCACGGGTATCCGGGCTATCCGGTGCACGGCGGTCACCGGTGGCCCGTGCTGCCGCTGCCTCCCCGCAACGGGCTGGGTGCGGCGTCGCTCGTGCTCGGGATCGTCGCGGCGATCGGGTTCTGCCTGTGGCCGGTGGCGTTCGTCTGCGGTGTGCTCGCGGTGGTCCTCGGAGTGCTCGGGCGGGGGAAGGCGCGGCGGGGGGAGGCCACGAACGGGGGGTCGGCGTTGGCGGGGATCGTCTGCGGGGCGGTGGGGGTGGCTCTGGCGGTCGCCCTCGTGGTGGTGCTCCTGGTGGTGCCGGACGCCCTCCCGGACGAGGACTCGGGGACGGGTGGGGGCGGCGGGGACGGCTACAACACGTCGCTGACCGTCGTCGACTGA
- a CDS encoding adenosine deaminase, whose protein sequence is MIPDPPISRSSAPAARRPGAVPGEEPLTDLHAFIAGLPKAELHVHHVGSASPRIVSELAARHPDSKVPTDPEALVDYFTFTDFAHFIDVYLSVVDLIRTPEDVRLLTYEVARDMARQRIRYAELTITPFSSTRRGIDEGAFMDAIEDARTAAEADFGTLLRWCFDIPGEAGLESAEETVRLATTDRIRPAGLVSFGLGGPEIGVPRPQFKPYFDRAIAAGLHSVPHAGETTGPQTVWDALTDLRAERIGHGTSSAQDPKLLAHLAEHRIPLEVCPTSNIATRAVRTLDEHPLKAFVDAGVVVTVNSDDPPMFGTDLNNEYAVAARLLGLDERGLAALARNAVEVSFLDAPGKAALCAEIDTYTAGWLAP, encoded by the coding sequence ATGATCCCTGACCCACCGATCAGCCGATCATCCGCGCCCGCCGCACGCCGGCCCGGCGCCGTTCCCGGGGAGGAACCCTTGACCGACCTGCACGCCTTCATCGCCGGACTGCCCAAGGCCGAACTGCACGTCCACCACGTCGGCTCCGCCTCCCCCCGGATCGTCTCCGAACTGGCCGCCCGCCACCCCGACTCCAAGGTGCCCACGGACCCCGAGGCCCTGGTCGACTACTTCACGTTCACGGACTTCGCCCACTTCATCGACGTGTACCTGTCCGTCGTCGACCTCATCCGCACCCCCGAGGACGTACGCCTCCTGACGTACGAGGTCGCCCGCGACATGGCCCGGCAGCGGATCCGCTACGCCGAGCTGACGATCACGCCGTTCTCGTCGACCCGCCGCGGTATCGACGAGGGCGCCTTCATGGACGCGATCGAGGACGCCCGCACGGCCGCCGAGGCCGACTTCGGCACCCTCCTGCGCTGGTGCTTCGACATCCCCGGCGAGGCGGGACTCGAGTCCGCCGAGGAGACGGTCCGGCTCGCCACCACCGACAGGATCCGTCCGGCGGGCCTGGTCTCCTTCGGGCTCGGCGGGCCCGAGATCGGCGTACCGCGGCCGCAGTTCAAGCCGTACTTCGACCGCGCGATCGCGGCCGGCCTGCACTCGGTGCCGCACGCGGGCGAGACCACGGGTCCGCAGACCGTGTGGGACGCGCTGACGGACCTGCGCGCCGAGCGCATCGGCCACGGCACGAGCTCCGCCCAGGACCCGAAGCTCCTCGCGCACCTCGCCGAGCACCGCATCCCGCTGGAGGTCTGCCCCACCTCCAACATCGCCACCCGCGCGGTCCGCACCCTCGACGAGCACCCGCTGAAGGCGTTCGTCGACGCGGGCGTCGTCGTCACCGTCAACTCCGACGACCCGCCGATGTTCGGCACCGACCTCAACAACGAGTACGCGGTCGCCGCCCGCCTCCTCGGCCTGGACGAGCGGGGCCTGGCCGCGCTCGCCAGGAACGCCGTCGAGGTCTCCTTCCTGGACGCCCCCGGCAAGGCGGCGCTCTGCGCGGAGATCGACACGTACACCGCCGGGTGGCTCGCGCCCTAG
- a CDS encoding glycerophosphodiester phosphodiesterase, with protein sequence MRTVTAVAHRGDPYRVRENTIDSLRSALRQGADAVETDVRLTRDGVPVLLHDDTLKRLWEHDRPLRSLSCDEVRGLTAGGIPTLEEALKATDEGRLMIDLPGPVDARAVRRVVGVVRDLGAEERVYYCAAADTMLAVRAADPAAEIALTWTSLAPPRPVLLDAVRPRWLNYRFTLVDRELVAKVHRDGHLVSVWTPDTRRSMRRLLGAGVDSVTTNRIDLLTPLRDA encoded by the coding sequence ATGCGTACCGTGACTGCCGTGGCCCATCGCGGCGACCCCTACCGCGTCCGTGAGAACACGATCGACTCACTGCGTTCCGCGCTCCGGCAGGGCGCGGACGCCGTCGAGACGGACGTCCGGCTGACCCGCGACGGCGTGCCCGTGCTGCTGCACGACGACACGCTGAAGCGGCTGTGGGAGCACGACAGGCCGCTGCGCTCGCTCTCCTGCGACGAGGTGCGCGGGCTGACCGCGGGCGGGATCCCCACGCTGGAGGAGGCCCTCAAGGCGACGGACGAGGGCCGGCTCATGATCGACCTGCCGGGTCCGGTGGACGCGCGCGCCGTCCGCCGGGTCGTCGGCGTCGTCCGCGACCTCGGCGCCGAGGAGCGCGTGTACTACTGCGCGGCCGCCGACACCATGCTCGCCGTCCGCGCGGCCGACCCCGCCGCGGAGATCGCCCTCACCTGGACGAGCCTGGCACCGCCGCGGCCCGTACTGCTCGACGCGGTGCGGCCGCGGTGGCTCAACTACCGCTTCACCCTGGTGGACCGCGAACTCGTCGCCAAGGTCCACCGTGACGGCCACCTGGTCTCGGTGTGGACGCCCGACACCCGCCGGTCCATGCGACGGCTCCTCGGCGCGGGCGTCGACTCCGTCACGACGAACCGCATCGACCTGCTGACCCCCCTGCGCGACGCCTAG
- a CDS encoding serine hydrolase, with protein sequence MHVRTRTACAAAMVLGLTALPLAGTALAAPSSPTAAVRETTAPARVDPDTARALRAAIGGLPDDDATAALVRVSGTDGTWRGSAGVRDLPSGREAVENGRFRAGSTTKVVTAAVVLQLAAEGRVDLDGHLQTYLPGLLPEAFEPITVRQLLTFTSGLQPGSSLGDVAGEGYERRYETLTPEEVVAASAAKGPASAPGERQTYSNIDYTVLGLLVEEVTKDSYEHQAALRVLRPAGMRHTSFPGGPDPRVHGPHNRGYQKLADGRLVDATEWNMSDRWAAGDMISTTADLERLLYALFRGRLVPRPLLEREMFTLPDVPGATMSAGLQRFDLGDGRILWLKSGARPGYGTLVAATRDLSRTLVYSVNATDAKGEDMNPVAERIVRAAFDAGQVSGGRPPVPR encoded by the coding sequence ATGCATGTCCGTACGCGTACCGCCTGTGCCGCCGCGATGGTCCTGGGCCTGACCGCCCTCCCCCTCGCCGGCACCGCCCTCGCCGCCCCCTCCTCCCCCACGGCCGCGGTGCGGGAGACCACCGCGCCGGCGAGGGTGGATCCGGACACCGCCCGGGCCCTGCGCGCCGCGATCGGAGGGCTCCCGGACGACGACGCGACGGCCGCGCTGGTACGCGTCTCGGGCACGGACGGCACCTGGCGGGGCAGCGCCGGGGTGCGCGATCTGCCGAGCGGCCGGGAGGCGGTGGAGAACGGGCGGTTCCGGGCCGGTTCCACCACGAAGGTCGTCACCGCGGCCGTCGTGCTCCAACTGGCCGCCGAGGGCCGGGTGGACCTGGACGGACACCTCCAGACCTACCTTCCCGGCCTCCTCCCGGAAGCCTTCGAGCCCATCACCGTACGGCAGCTGCTCACCTTCACCAGCGGGCTGCAGCCGGGCTCGTCACTCGGGGACGTGGCGGGCGAGGGCTACGAGCGGCGGTACGAGACGCTGACCCCCGAGGAGGTCGTGGCCGCGTCGGCCGCCAAGGGCCCCGCCTCCGCCCCCGGCGAGCGGCAGACCTACAGCAACATCGACTACACCGTGCTGGGCCTGCTCGTCGAGGAGGTCACCAAGGACTCGTACGAGCACCAGGCGGCCCTGCGGGTCCTGCGGCCGGCCGGGATGCGGCACACGTCCTTCCCCGGCGGCCCCGACCCCCGTGTCCACGGACCGCACAACCGCGGCTACCAGAAGCTGGCGGACGGCAGGCTGGTGGACGCCACCGAGTGGAACATGTCGGACCGGTGGGCCGCGGGCGACATGATCTCCACGACGGCCGACCTGGAACGGCTCCTGTACGCGCTGTTCCGCGGCCGGCTGGTCCCGCGCCCCCTGCTGGAGCGGGAGATGTTCACCCTTCCCGACGTGCCGGGCGCGACCATGAGCGCCGGCCTGCAGCGGTTCGACCTGGGGGACGGCCGGATCCTGTGGCTGAAGTCGGGCGCGCGCCCCGGGTACGGCACGCTCGTCGCGGCCACCCGTGACCTGTCCCGCACGCTCGTGTACTCGGTCAACGCGACCGACGCGAAGGGGGAGGACATGAACCCGGTGGCCGAGCGCATCGTACGGGCGGCGTTCGACGCCGGTCAGGTCAGCGGTGGACGGCCGCCGGTCCCCCGCTGA
- a CDS encoding PadR family transcriptional regulator — MALRNAVMAALLEGEASGYDLAKGFEASVANFWMATPQQLYRELERMEGEGLVSARVVQQERRPNKRLFSLTGAGRRVLRAYVAEGPAKPLAIRDELMVKVQCVDIGDAEDVRAVLAAVAERVERSTAKLARYRRMQERMLSGRTEDEYLTTAERVGPYLTLQGGIALERGNIQWGELALKRLAQRAAALSGGPAAVHR, encoded by the coding sequence ATGGCGTTGCGCAACGCGGTGATGGCCGCACTCCTGGAGGGCGAGGCGTCCGGGTACGACCTCGCGAAGGGCTTCGAGGCCTCGGTCGCCAACTTCTGGATGGCCACCCCCCAGCAGCTCTACCGCGAGCTGGAGCGCATGGAGGGCGAGGGGCTCGTCTCGGCCCGTGTCGTCCAGCAGGAGCGCCGCCCCAACAAACGGCTCTTCTCCCTCACCGGGGCCGGACGCCGGGTCCTGCGCGCGTACGTCGCCGAAGGCCCCGCGAAGCCCCTGGCCATCAGGGACGAGCTGATGGTCAAGGTCCAGTGCGTCGACATCGGGGACGCCGAGGACGTGCGGGCCGTTCTGGCGGCGGTCGCCGAGCGGGTGGAGCGGTCCACCGCCAAACTCGCCCGCTACCGGCGCATGCAGGAACGGATGCTGTCCGGACGCACCGAGGACGAGTACCTCACGACCGCCGAACGGGTCGGCCCCTACCTCACGCTCCAGGGCGGCATCGCCCTGGAGCGGGGGAACATCCAGTGGGGCGAGCTGGCCCTGAAACGCCTCGCGCAGCGCGCCGCGGCACTCAGCGGGGGACCGGCGGCCGTCCACCGCTGA
- a CDS encoding NADAR family protein has protein sequence MGEIESGTAPEIDSREALVSAVRAGARVKYLHFWGHRPRADGRIGSSCLSQWWPSPFTVDGVEYRTAEHWMMAHKARLFGDAEAERLALDASGPALAKKAGRLVRGFDEAVWERERFGIVVEGSVRKFASDGALLGFLLGTGDRVLVEASPVDRVWGIGLAGSDDAASDPARWRGPNLLGFALMKARTRLRSA, from the coding sequence ATGGGGGAGATCGAGTCGGGGACCGCGCCGGAGATCGATTCACGGGAGGCGCTGGTCAGCGCGGTCCGTGCCGGGGCGAGGGTCAAGTACCTGCATTTCTGGGGGCACCGGCCGCGGGCGGACGGGCGGATCGGGTCGAGCTGTCTGAGCCAGTGGTGGCCGTCGCCGTTCACGGTGGACGGGGTCGAGTACCGGACGGCCGAGCACTGGATGATGGCGCACAAGGCGCGGCTGTTCGGTGACGCGGAGGCGGAGCGGCTCGCACTGGACGCGTCGGGCCCCGCGCTCGCGAAGAAGGCCGGGCGGCTGGTCCGGGGGTTCGACGAGGCGGTGTGGGAGCGGGAGCGGTTCGGGATCGTGGTCGAGGGGAGCGTGCGGAAGTTCGCCTCCGACGGGGCGCTCCTCGGTTTCCTGCTGGGCACCGGGGACCGGGTGCTGGTGGAGGCCAGTCCCGTCGACCGGGTCTGGGGCATCGGCCTCGCCGGGTCCGACGACGCGGCGTCGGACCCGGCGCGCTGGCGGGGCCCGAACCTCCTGGGCTTCGCCCTGATGAAGGCCAGGACGCGCCTGCGCTCCGCTTGA